In Schistocerca piceifrons isolate TAMUIC-IGC-003096 unplaced genomic scaffold, iqSchPice1.1 HiC_scaffold_2196, whole genome shotgun sequence, a genomic segment contains:
- the LOC124742198 gene encoding hepatoma-derived growth factor-related protein 2-like, with protein MVKLRSQRPSNMDTEEQQLVSAGNVEPGTSSSTSTLFEDITCENVGAGAQEVVPPPTSPQGDVEKEVVPPPEKQEPESGNLPGGYSLQAILERVLNYQAEFAQQQVERDRQQAERDRRLAENLLAQQAEPDRRQAERDQQLVQSLENMKKEIADMEQNFESIPKAVQELTEQVNNLLVANTNRVDEIGVLANRVEKLETDSTQLVEQKWNEQATKIETEFNSWLEVKECEVDKNINSKVQAAIANRGSESFSTAVNSQVQNDVQTIKQILSEDIPQWQVNMNKRISDLEKGLAQSRKHLEQEPLSPTAHGFGNAQTYTRYNNGESVVDNAKSCSFGSEHTAYVQGAKPYSIDLIQEDAKSACDHSRNNGSGCKHDRNSSAQNHNQGNGGGGNKRQEHSQNGSNGRGQNGYGQTTYNKRRRFDDRYESGMSGTNRGKNARGQWQSNYSDSKRNWQQNQRRSPERQGNDRYDNNRPPPQNAPIAQPWRPTNQSVHIVEVADNSLPSTSQATNPTN; from the exons atggttaagttgcgtagtcaacgtccgagcaatatggatactgaggagcaacaattagttagtgcaggaaatgtggaaccgggtacctcaagtagtactagtactctctttgaggatataacatgtgagaatgtgggggcaggggcacaggaagtggtgccaccgcccactagtcctcaaggggatgtagagaaagaagttgtaccaccaccagaaaagcaggaaccagagagtggtaatctgcctggtgggtattcgcttcaggctatattagagcgcgtgctgaattaccaggcagaatttgcgcaacagcaagtcgagcgagaccgccagcaagctgagcgagatcgtaggctagcagaaaatttacttgcccagcaagctgagccagatcgccggcaagctgagcgggaccagcaacttgtgcaatcgttagagaacatgaaaaaagagattgcagatatggaACAGAATtttgagtcgatacctaaggccgtgcaggagctgactgaacaggtcaacaacctgctagtagcaaacactaacagggtagacgaaataggtgtattagccaatcgagtagaaaagctagaaacagattccacgcagcttgtagagcagaagtggaacgaacaagcaactaaaattgaaacagaattcaactcatggctagaagtgaaggagtgtgaggttgacaagaacattaattccaaagtacaagcagccatagcaaatagaggatccgaatcgttcagtaccgcagtgaatagtcaggtacagaacgacgtgcaaaccatcaaacaaatactcagtgaggatattccgcagtggcaagtgaatatgaacaaacggatatccgacctggagaagggtttagcacaaagcagaaaacatttggaacaggaacctctgtcgccaacagcccatggttttggcaacgcacaaacttatacgcgatacaacaatggggaatctgtagtcgataatgcgaagagctgtagcttcggttcggagcacacagcatatgtccaaggagcaaaaccat attctatagacttgatacaggaagacgcaaaatcagcgtgtgatcactcgcggaataatgggtcaggatgtaaacatgacagaaatagtagtgcacaaaaccacaaccaaggaaatggtgggggtggtaacaagcggcaagaacattcgcaaaatggtagtaatggtagaggccagaacgggtatggacaaacaacctATAACAAAagacgtcgatttgacgaccggtacgaatctggaatgtcagggaccaaccgcgggaaaaatgcgcgaggtcagtggcagagcaattatagtgatagtaaacgaaattggcagcaaaatcagcgaagaagcccagagcgacagggtaatgaccggtatgacaacaatagaccaccgccgcaaaacgcgcctattgcgcagccgtggcggccgacaaatcagagtgtacatatagtggaggtcgcggacaatagccttccaagtacttcacaagcaactaatccaacaaactag